Proteins co-encoded in one Malus domestica chromosome 09, GDT2T_hap1 genomic window:
- the LOC103421820 gene encoding U-box domain-containing protein 4-like yields the protein MALHSINLLQLFAQPYKVKVTHWNKLQAASAKRAAIRRSFKARYSSKETKMPRNRITQPRSDYASSFLHRMVTSPPRENCDQKALHSEGPLQPFAQHHTAAHHRGKTVIKRYQISGKLQVIPHSLHSTRPCSLGWCPMCKKANFLLCIKIHWLEASFSTPTAINAAFKLKPQAAALLDGAAAGAGGDGNQAPRQEQVRNGTIKPLISLLSSSDLQLQEYGVTVILNFSLCDENKELIASSGVIKPLVRSLKTGTATTKENTACALLRLSQIEEDKDAIGRSGVIPLLVNLLECGGFRGKNDASTTLYSLCSVKENNIRAVESGIMKPLVELMADFGSNMVDKSTYVLSVLVSVPEARATLVKEAEIPVLVEIVKVGSQRQNEISVVILLKLCENSGVHRNMVVCNDANRAKQKAETLTKLLRQPRSGNGAARPSDVSL from the exons ATGGcactacacagcataaactTGCTGCAGCTTTTTGCACAACCTTACAAGGTAAAGGTGACGCACTGGAACAAGCTCCAAGCCGCATCGGCAAAGAGGGCAGCTATAAGACGATCCTTCAAAGCACGATACAGTAGCAAAGAAACCAAAATGCCACGCAATCGCATTACGCAACCCCGCAGCGATTATGCAAGCAGTTTCTTACATCGCATGGTGACGTCACCACCAAGGgaaaactgtgaccaaaaggcattacacagTGAAGGCCCACTGCAGCCTTTTGCACAGCACCATACGGCAgcgcaccaccgagggaaaactgtgatcaaaag ATACCAAATATCAGGCAAGCTTCAGGTCATACCTCACAGCCTCCATTCAACGAGGCCTTGCAGTCTGGGTTGGTGCCCAATGTGCAAGAAGGCCAATTTTTTGCTATGCATCAAAATCCATTGGTTAGAAGCAAGTTTCTCCACCCCAACCGCAATAAATGCAGCATTCAAACTGAAACCACAAGCAGCAGCGTTACTCGACGGAGCTGCAGCAGGAGCAGGCGGCGATGGAAATCAGGCTCCTCGCCAAGAACAAGTCCGAAATGGCACGATTAAGCCATTGATTTCGCTCCTATCGTCGTCTGATCTCCAGCTCCAGGAGTACGGCGTTACTGTGATTCTCAACTTCTCGCTGTGCGACGAGAATAAGGAGCTCATCGCTTCGTCAGGAGTAATCAAGCCACTCGTTCGGTCGCTCAAGACGGGGACCGCCACAACGAAAGAGAACACCGCCTGCGCTCTGCTCcgcctctcgcaaatcgaagaggaCAAAGACGCAATCGGACGATCGGGAGTGATTCCGCTTCTGGTGAACCTTCTAGAGTGTGGAGGCTTTCGTGGGAAGAATGACGCGTCGACGACTTTGTACTCGCTTTGCTCGGTCAAAGAGAACAATATTAGAGCCGTCGAGTCGGGAATCATGAAGCCGCTGGTGGAATTGATGGCGGACTTCGGGTCGAACATGGTGGACAAGTCGACGTACGTGCTGAGCGTCCTTGTGTCGGTGCCGGAGGCCCGCGCAACGTTGGTGAAGGAAGCCGAGATTCCGGTGCTGGTGGAAATTGTAAAGGTGGGGTCGCAGCGGCAGAATGAGATATCGGTGGTGATATTACTGAAGCTTTGCGAGAACAGTGGGGTCCACCGTAACATGGTGGTCTGCAACGACGCCAATCGCGCCAAGCAAAAGGCGGAGACATTGACAAAGCTTTTACGGCAACCGAGGTCCGGCAACGGCGCTGCACGACCGTCAGACGTGTCATTATAA
- the LOC103404866 gene encoding protein DEEPER ROOTING 1: MKLFSWMQNKINGKQGNKKPNTVSTTTHSAKQEPREEFSDWPHGLLAIGTFGNNELKEKKAAQSQDIQEDPSSSEEILDNFTSEEVGKLQKELTKLLTRKPDIEKQIADLPLDRFLNCPSSLEVDRRTSNALCSDSSDDHKDEDIEKTISVILGRCKDIYADNKKAIGKKSISFLLKKMFVCRSGFAPASSLRDTLQESRMEKLLRVMLNKNIINPQGASRASSMKKYLEDRQNPTKKGNNNEDDTKEKINDGCKWVKTDSEYIVLEI, encoded by the exons atgaag CTTTTTAGTTGGATGCAAAATAAGATCAATGGGAAGCAAGGAAACAAGAAACCAAATACAGTTTCTACTACAACCC ATTCTGCAAAACAAGAGCCACGCGAAGAATTCAGTGACTGGCCTCATGGATTACTAGCAATTGGAACTTTTGGAAACaatgaattgaaagaaaaaaaagctgcTCAAAGCCAAGATATTCAGGAAGATCCGTCTTCATCCGAAGAAATCCTAGATAATTTCACATCAGAGGAAGTAGGTAAATTGCAAAAAGAGTTGACGAAACTCTTAACGCGAAAACCAGACATAGAAAAGCAAATCGCAGATCTTCCGTTGGATAGATTTCTAAATTGCCCGTCGAGCTTGGAGGTTGATCGGAGAACCAGCAACGCCCTTTGCTCCGATTCATCAGATGATCACAAGGATGAAGATATTGAGAAAACTATTAGTGTCATACTTGGTAGATGCAAAGACATTTATGCAGACAATAAGAAGGCAATTGGGAAGAAatcaatttcttttcttcttaagaAGATGTTCGTTTGTCGAAGTGGATTTGCACCAGCATCAAGTTTGAGAGATACACTTCAAGAGTCGAGAATGGAGAAG CTTCTTAGGGTAATGCTTAACAAGAACATCATCAATCCGCAAGGTGCTTCTCGAGCATCATCAATGAAGAAATACCTCGAGGACAGACAGAATCCAACAAAGAAGGGAAATAACAATGAAGATGATACAAAAGAGAAGATTAATGATGGATGTAAATGGGTCAAGACAGATTCTGAAT ATATAGTACTAGAAATTTGA